The nucleotide sequence CACGAAATTGATGTTGTGGCATCCTTTTCTTTGAAGCTCTATCATCAAATCAGCCATCTGTTGCGCTGTGATGTCGACACCTTCCCGGAGATGACTGATTTCAAAGTTCTGGCAGAAGACGCACAAGAGATTACAGGAACTCACGAAGATGGTCCCGGACCCGTATTTCCCGACTAGAGGCGCCTCCTCTCCAAAATGGGCGTTATAGCTTGCTACCCGCGCTTTTCGGCCGGTGTTGCAAATGCCCCTTTCTCCTTCCAGCCGGTTTACGCCGCAGCATCTCGGGCAAAGCCTGCAGGACTCCAACAACTCCAAGGCTGCCGTGACCCTTTCTTTGAGTTCTCCATGGCGATATGATTCAAGGTAGGACGGTTCCATGTCTTTACTGTTTCATCCTGTTCCAGGATCGGGAAGGGAGACGGCCAAATGGCCGCCTTCTCTCTATTCCCGGTTGGAGCCGAAGATTCTAAGTAGCAAAAGAAAGAGATTGATGAAATCCAGATATAATCGCAATGCTCCCAAAATTGCACCCTTCCTTGTAATCGACTCATCCAGGCCATCGGGTCGGGTCAGAGCCATGTTTTTGAGCATTTGGGTATCGTAAGCGCAAAGCCCTATGAATACGAAAACGCCGACATAAGTAATAAGGGCACCGAGGGCGGTATTTGCCATGAACAGGTTGACCAGGGAAGCGAGGATAATCCCAAACAGCCCCATGACGAGAAATCCGCCGAAGGACGTGAGATCCCTTTTCGTCGTCCATCCATAGATGCTGCAGGCAAGAAAAGTGCCCGAACAGATAAAGAAGGTATTTGTAATGGACTCATGGGCATAGACCCGGAAGATAAAGGAAAGTGTAACCCCGTTCAATGCAGAATAAAGAACAAAGAGCCCGGTAGCCGTCCCCGCGCGCAACCGGTGTATATATCCGCTTATAGAAAAGACCAGAGCCAGTTCGGCAATGATCAGGAGCAGGAATATACCCCGACTTTGAAAGACCAGTTGATACAGCGTACTACTTGATGAGACGTAATAGGCTACAAAGGCGGTTATACCCAGTCCCACACACATCCAGTTGTAGACGCTTCTGACGAATTCATTGACCCTTACCTCGACCCTGCTTTGCGGTGCAGCCACCGTTTGCATGGATTCAAACCTCCTCTCTCTTTTTTGTCTTCATCAATATCGATCAATTTATGGATAAATCTTGATTTTTCAATCCCCTCAAAATCGCTTCCGGAGTGATCCGCCCTGCCCGCACTATAATCGAGGCCCTGGTATCATTTTTAATGTCCCATTCTGGGAATGGGAGGACCTTGGGCCTTCGTGCGAAGACTTTAGTTGGATCTCTTTTTGAGTAGGGTTCAAGGATTCAAGGGGTCCAGGGTTCGAGTGAGAAATCGTGTTTTAATGAAAGATGATTTTCACTTGACCCCTTGAACCCTCGCCCCCTAGGCCCTTAAAGCTATCGGTTTCGGCCGATAGTTGGTGTCCATCCATAAATGGCCAATTTCCGCAATCTCTGCGTCAGGCTCAAATTTTAATCCTCGAAATACTTCAATGTATTCCTGCGGTTAAAATTTTCGCCTTCCTTGACCTTGCATTCGAGACAGGATTTGCGGGGTTCAAGCAGAGACCGGCATGGTCTATTCGCCTGGGTCACTCCGCCGTCCATGATTGGTTGAGGCCCCTTTTACATAAAATCAGCAGAAAATGATAGGATAATATGAGGGGATTTTTCAACCTTCTCACCCATCGTAGGCATTCAAAAAAGATCATGTTTTTCTTGCGGAAAAGACCGATAACATATTCCTTGCCGAGGTTCGACTCGAACCGGAAAAGGCTGTGGAGGTCCCGGGGTGAATCCGCGTCGCCGCGAATTCATGTTGCCATCCTCGCAGGGTTCTTTTACCATCTCGGGTTGGAACGCCCTGCCGGGTACAAAGGATACTTGATCGGGGATACCCCAATGAAAAAAGAAAAGCTGATCATTATAATGGTCGGACTCCCAGCCCGGGGCAAATCGACCGTGGCCACCAAACTCAAGG is from Deltaproteobacteria bacterium and encodes:
- a CDS encoding Bax inhibitor-1/YccA family protein; the encoded protein is MQTVAAPQSRVEVRVNEFVRSVYNWMCVGLGITAFVAYYVSSSSTLYQLVFQSRGIFLLLIIAELALVFSISGYIHRLRAGTATGLFVLYSALNGVTLSFIFRVYAHESITNTFFICSGTFLACSIYGWTTKRDLTSFGGFLVMGLFGIILASLVNLFMANTALGALITYVGVFVFIGLCAYDTQMLKNMALTRPDGLDESITRKGAILGALRLYLDFINLFLLLLRIFGSNRE